TAGAAAGTTTCTTAAACCACTTTACACGAAGTTGGCCGAAACGCCCGAGCACAAAATTTGGGCAGAAAAAGTTTACGCCAAAGCACGCGGAAATTACCACGCAGTGTCCGTAAATACCATTGACGAAATTCTTGGTTGGCAAAAGAGTTAATAAAGTATAGCCGTTCATTCCTTTCTTGATTTTGGTTGAATTTTTATTGGAACGTTTTCCTATATTACCTCCTTTAAAACGCCAATGATGAAATTGAAAGGTCTTGCCGCATCTATTGCTCTAAGCGGAGTTCTGGTTTTTTTTACTTTTTCGGAAACTAAAGCACAAAATTTTGGGGTTGGAATCTCACCCGAGATTTCTTACCGAAATTTGGTGAAAACCGACTTCGTCCCCGGCATTGATGAATTCATCGACGAGAGCAATGCACTGAGCGAATCGATCATTGGTGTGACAGCTGAGGCCTTTTTCGTAAAACCGTTCGCTCGGAACATGTATTTTGAAACCGGTGTCAGTTTTTCCAGAGATGGATATAACTCCTTTGTGAAGGATTTGAGCTACGAATCTCTTTTGGCCTTAGGACTCGTGAATTCTGAAGATCCGGGTTTTGAATCGACAAAAGAGATCGAAACGCAGAATCGATTTCTAGCTGTTGGGATTCCTCTGAGATTGGCCTACGTTTCCAATGGAAAGAAAGTAAGGTTTACGTGGGCACTTGGCTTAACCCCCGAATATTTACTCGAGTCGTCTTCCACACGGATCTATCGATTTGAATCAGGTCAGGAAGAGTCTTTTGACACAGACTTCGAATCCAACCCAGCTGATTTTAACTTGACTGCTTCAGCTAGTGCAGGAGTAGAGTTGGCTATTGATCGTCAATCTGCCATTCGAATCGAACCCATCGTGCGTTACGCTGCATTTCCCACATTCGACGAGTCTGCTTACGAAGTCAATCTTTTCTCTTACGGATTAAGCGTTAAGTACTTTTTTAAGCTCAATCTACAGTACTGATTGTATTGAAGTTCTTTACCGGGTTGGCGTACATGTTGAGAAGGAAGTAACGATCTTCTTTAGAATTTAATCCAAGAATTTCCAATTGCTTCTCCATTCTGGACATAAATGCACCCTTCTGTTCTTCCGTGTAATGAGGAGAATTTGAATTTCCTTGCAAGAGGTCAAAAGCGATATAATTGGTTGGCCAAAGCTTGTACTGACCGTAAACTTTTTGATCGATTATTTCACCCAACTCCTTGAGCTTATCGTTGGGACTTGTGAAGTCGATCAAGTGATTTAGCTCTTCACCCAACGGCTTACCTATGCTGAGGTGAATTCGCCCTTTGTAGCCTGTAAGACCCGTAAGGATGCTGTTGTAATCTTCTCCCTGTTGTTTCTCGTATTTTTTTTCTGCGGCCAATGCTTTTAACTCGGGAATTTTCAAAACATCACAAGGATCGTATTCATATGAAATGGCAACCGGAGTGATATTCAATTCGCGGAAGCACTGACTTAATGGCTTTTCGCAATTGATACTCAACATCTTCAAAAGTCCGGGCTGGGTTTTGTCGATGCCATCTTTGGTTCTTCCTTCTCGTTGAGCAATCCAAACATTTGTATCCCTCTCACATATTGAGTGGTGAATGTAATTGGACAAGTTGACGGAGTTTTCATAGAACTCTCTTGCCGTAGTATTCCGCTTAACGGTAAAGTTCTTATTCATTTTGGTGAGGTCTCTCACCAATTCTTCTTCTAGCAGATTGCTGCCAATTGCAGTTTCAAAGGTCCCCAAACCTGCCTCGTATAGCATGATGTTGAGAATCGCTGAATCCAAAAT
This genomic window from Cryomorphaceae bacterium 1068 contains:
- a CDS encoding outer membrane beta-barrel protein → MKLKGLAASIALSGVLVFFTFSETKAQNFGVGISPEISYRNLVKTDFVPGIDEFIDESNALSESIIGVTAEAFFVKPFARNMYFETGVSFSRDGYNSFVKDLSYESLLALGLVNSEDPGFESTKEIETQNRFLAVGIPLRLAYVSNGKKVRFTWALGLTPEYLLESSSTRIYRFESGQEESFDTDFESNPADFNLTASASAGVELAIDRQSAIRIEPIVRYAAFPTFDESAYEVNLFSYGLSVKYFFKLNLQY
- a CDS encoding 1-acyl-sn-glycerol-3-phosphate acyltransferase, translating into MPANGTFEDIRPYRDEEVPEVISRILRDKSFTNLLRYVYPDEPLEPIKERVASVRTIADFQAKVAYPAMRKLVNETTDSISVSGLENIKSKGAHLFISNHRDIILDSAILNIMLYEAGLGTFETAIGSNLLEEELVRDLTKMNKNFTVKRNTTAREFYENSVNLSNYIHHSICERDTNVWIAQREGRTKDGIDKTQPGLLKMLSINCEKPLSQCFRELNITPVAISYEYDPCDVLKIPELKALAAEKKYEKQQGEDYNSILTGLTGYKGRIHLSIGKPLGEELNHLIDFTSPNDKLKELGEIIDQKVYGQYKLWPTNYIAFDLLQGNSNSPHYTEEQKGAFMSRMEKQLEILGLNSKEDRYFLLNMYANPVKNFNTISTVD